From a single Apium graveolens cultivar Ventura chromosome 2, ASM990537v1, whole genome shotgun sequence genomic region:
- the LOC141706917 gene encoding uncharacterized protein LOC141706917: protein MASSLFFLMVLVSLILCETTIESKQAPAYFPRSAAYSSQEQAAKTLKHNKIPYKTQYYPQILDHFTFKPESSKIFYQKYLINSKYWHKGAPIFVYTGNEGDIDWFANNTGFMLDIAPKFHALLVFIEHRYYGKSMPFGKDSYKSAKTLGYLTSQQALADYAVLIRSLKQNLSSEASPVVVFGGSYGGMLAAWFRLKYPHIAIGALASSAPILQFDNITPWSSFYDAVSQDYKDVSLSCYEVIKGSWDELFAMSTNANSLPQLSKTFKTCKNLESVYAVRNWLMSAFIYTAMVNYPTEANFMKPLPAYPVKEMCRIIDGLPAGTPKLIRTFAAASLYYNYSRTEKCFDIGSGNTDTHGLHGWDWQACTEMVMPMTCSNESMFPPFSFSYKEFEEDCLKNYGVKPRPHWITTEFGGSRIDQVLKRFGSNIIFSNGMQDPWSRGSVLRNISESIVALVTKKGAHHLDFRSATKEDPEWVTMQRKQEVEIIQKWIDQYHSDISSNADSEM, encoded by the exons ATGGCTTCATCTCTATTCTTTCTTATGGTTCTTGTCTCTCTCATCTTATGTGAAACAACAATAGAATCAAAACAAGCACCTGCATATTTTCCAAGATCAGCAGCATATTCCTCACAAGAACAAGCTGCCAAAACTCTGAAACATAATAAAATACCATATAAAACTCAATACTACCCTCAGATTCTTGACCACTTTACTTTCAAGCCTGAGAGCTCCAAGATTTTCTACCAAAAGTACCTTATTAACAGCAAGTACTGGCACAAAGGAGCTCCCATATTTGTTTATACTGGCAATGAAGGTGATATCGATTGGTTTGCAAACAATACTGGCTTCATGCTTGACATTGCTCCTAAATTTCATGCCCTCCTGGTCTTCATTGAA CACAGGTATTATGGGAAATCAATGCCATTTGGTAAAGACTCTTACAAATCTGCTAAGACACTAGGCTACTTGACTTCACAACAAGCGTTAGCTGATTATGCTGTTCTGATTAGGAGCTTAAAACAGAACCTTTCCTCTGAGGCCTCCCCAGTTGTGGTCTTTGGTGGCTCATATGGAGGAA TGTTAGCAGCTTGGTTTAGACTTAAATACCCACATATAGCCATTGGAGCTCTGGCTTCTTCAGCTCCGATTTTGCAGTTCGATAACATAACTCCATGGTCTAGCTTCTATGATGCTGTTTCCCAGGATTACAAG GATGTAAGCCTGAGCTGTTATGAAGTCATTAAAGGCAGCTGGGATGAGCTCTTTGCCATGTCAACTAATGCAAACAGTCTTCCTCAACTCAGCAAAACTTTTAAAACTTGCAA GAATCTTGAATCAGTATATGCCGTAAGGAATTGGTTAATGTCAGCTTTTATTTACACAGCCATGGTAAATTACCCAACAGAAGCCAATTTCATGAAGCCACTTCCTGCTTATCCTGTAAAAGAG ATGTGCAGAATTATAGATGGTTTACCTGCTGGAACTCCCAAGCTTATTAGAACTTTTGCTGCTGCAAGCTTGTATTACAATTATTCACGCACAGAAAAATGCTTCGACATAGGAAGTGGCAATACTGATACCCATGGTCTCCATGGTTGGGACTGGCAG GCATGCACAGAGATGGTCATGCCCATGACTTGCTCGAACGAGAGCATGTTTCCTCCATTTTCCTTTAGTTACAAAGAGTTTGAAGAGGATTGCTTAAAGAATTATGGAGTGAAGCCCCGGCCACATTGGATCACCACTGAGTTTGGTGGAAGT AGGATTGACCAAGTGCTCAAGAGATTTGGTAGTAATATCATATTTTCTAATGGAATGCAAGACCCGTGGAGTAGAGGCAG TGTTCTAAGAAATATATCAGAAAGCATTGTAGCACTGGTCACCAAAAAAG GAGCTCACCATCTTGACTTCCGCTCTGCAACGAAAGAAGATCCAGAATGGGTTACAATGCAGAGGAAGCAAGAAGTAGAGATTATTCAAAAGTGGATTGATCAGTATCACAGTGATATATCCAGTAATGCAGATTCGGAGATGTGA